From the Desulfovibrio sp. UIB00 genome, one window contains:
- a CDS encoding YceI family protein, with amino-acid sequence MATWKNDPDHSHLGFVVRHLMITDINGRFADVAIDLETAKDDLSDAVFTMTAKAVSIDTHVHARDEHLRSPDFFDVAQHPEVTFQSSSVRLGPDHAGTITGLLEMRGAAREVTFNITASDRITNPINNKETQSFSITGEVNRSDFGIGPNIPAAIVGDRVKVAANFEVSPA; translated from the coding sequence ATGGCTACCTGGAAGAACGATCCCGACCATTCGCACCTTGGTTTTGTGGTGCGGCATCTCATGATTACCGACATAAACGGTCGATTTGCAGACGTTGCCATTGATCTTGAAACAGCCAAGGATGACCTTTCTGACGCTGTTTTTACCATGACGGCCAAGGCTGTGAGCATTGACACCCATGTGCATGCGCGGGACGAACATTTGCGTTCGCCGGATTTTTTTGATGTGGCGCAGCACCCCGAGGTTACCTTCCAGAGTTCGTCTGTACGTCTTGGGCCGGATCATGCCGGAACCATCACTGGTCTGCTCGAAATGCGTGGCGCCGCGCGGGAAGTGACGTTCAACATCACAGCCAGCGACCGTATCACCAATCCCATCAACAACAAGGAAACGCAGTCTTTCAGCATCACTGGCGAGGTGAATCGCAGCGACTTTGGTATTGGCCCCAACATCCCGGCAGCCATTGTGGGCGACAGGGTAAAGGTGGCGGCCAACTTTGAAGTTTCGCCTGCCTAG
- a CDS encoding DinB family protein codes for MSRDIVAALEEPYQRSWALLAQFMDICPENIWAETNGGWPVWQQVAHAIAVLNFFILEKDDEAFLPAPATIGVLMLKEQGKDVVGKEAMQAYGKSVKAAVDARLVALSNADLTRVQERVSKKIGRDLTYAAMIAMLASHTTYHLGSCDAALRDHGLPGVF; via the coding sequence ATGTCCAGAGACATCGTTGCCGCCCTTGAAGAACCCTATCAGCGCTCCTGGGCCCTGCTGGCCCAGTTTATGGACATTTGCCCCGAAAACATTTGGGCCGAAACCAACGGCGGCTGGCCTGTGTGGCAACAGGTGGCCCACGCCATTGCCGTGCTGAACTTCTTTATTCTTGAAAAAGATGATGAAGCCTTTTTGCCCGCGCCTGCCACCATTGGCGTGCTAATGCTCAAGGAGCAGGGCAAGGATGTTGTGGGCAAAGAAGCCATGCAGGCCTACGGAAAATCTGTGAAGGCAGCAGTGGACGCACGGCTGGTGGCGCTTTCCAATGCCGACCTGACCAGGGTGCAGGAGCGCGTGAGCAAAAAGATTGGCCGGGATCTCACCTATGCAGCCATGATTGCCATGCTGGCCTCGCACACCACCTACCATCTGGGTTCCTGTGATGCGGCTTTGCGGGATCACGGCTTGCCGGGCGTGTTCTAG
- the mutY gene encoding A/G-specific adenine glycosylase — MNRKTSKPQLATLPGIPEQAATSVHLPPQDHLGELQNSLLGWFAANQRRLPWRVNYTPYEVWISEVMLQQTQMERGVSYFNRWMQRFPDIATLAAASEEDVLRQWEGLGYYSRARHILTAARKIMAEHGGVFPSELEAIRSLPGVGPYTAGAVASIAFGEKLPCVDANVERVIARIFDVDSPVKQNPAAGIIHRWALRLVPEGKSREHNQAMMELGALVCSKKPRCTECPLARFCISLHLGITDQRPVPGKRATITPVNAVTGVLRYGNRLFVQKRPPAGVWGNLWEFPGGRVEPDESPEQATVREFMEETGFAVRVAAQHGIIRHGYTTYRLTLHCFGLEFDSADAPDSQIAPPQPPLLSAATEARWVTPQELDTLAMPAAHRKLADKLFAFGNDSPSAANTAAPRQANLPLIKS; from the coding sequence ATGAACCGCAAGACTTCCAAGCCCCAGCTGGCAACACTGCCGGGTATACCGGAACAGGCCGCAACCAGCGTGCATCTGCCGCCCCAGGATCATCTTGGCGAACTGCAGAACTCCCTGCTCGGCTGGTTTGCCGCAAACCAGCGCCGCCTGCCGTGGCGGGTCAACTACACGCCCTACGAAGTATGGATTTCCGAAGTCATGCTTCAGCAAACTCAGATGGAGCGTGGCGTCAGCTATTTTAACCGCTGGATGCAGCGCTTCCCGGACATAGCCACGCTTGCCGCCGCCAGCGAGGAAGACGTGCTGCGTCAGTGGGAAGGCCTTGGCTACTATTCGCGCGCCAGACATATCCTGACCGCCGCCCGCAAAATCATGGCGGAACACGGCGGCGTTTTCCCCTCGGAGCTTGAAGCCATCCGAAGTCTGCCCGGTGTTGGCCCCTACACGGCAGGCGCGGTGGCAAGCATTGCCTTTGGCGAGAAGTTGCCGTGCGTGGACGCCAATGTGGAACGCGTTATTGCGCGCATTTTTGATGTGGACAGCCCCGTAAAGCAGAACCCGGCAGCGGGCATCATTCACCGCTGGGCCTTGCGGCTGGTGCCCGAGGGCAAGTCGCGCGAGCACAATCAGGCCATGATGGAGCTTGGGGCGCTTGTTTGCAGCAAAAAGCCGCGCTGCACAGAGTGCCCGCTGGCACGGTTCTGCATCAGCCTGCATCTGGGTATCACAGACCAGCGTCCTGTGCCTGGTAAGCGAGCCACCATCACGCCCGTCAACGCCGTGACCGGGGTTTTGCGCTACGGCAACAGGCTATTTGTGCAGAAGCGCCCGCCTGCTGGCGTGTGGGGCAACCTGTGGGAATTTCCTGGCGGACGGGTCGAGCCGGACGAAAGCCCGGAACAGGCCACCGTGCGGGAATTTATGGAAGAAACGGGATTTGCCGTGCGCGTGGCGGCGCAGCACGGGATTATCCGGCACGGATACACCACCTACCGACTGACGCTGCACTGCTTTGGCCTTGAGTTTGACAGCGCGGACGCGCCGGATTCGCAGATAGCACCGCCGCAGCCGCCGCTGCTTTCTGCCGCCACCGAAGCCCGCTGGGTCACGCCGCAAGAGCTGGACACACTGGCAATGCCCGCTGCACACCGTAAACTGGCGGACAAGCTTTTTGCTTTTGGAAACGACAGCCCATCTGCCGCAAATACGGCTGCGCCCCGTCAGGCGAATCTGCCCCTGATAAAATCATAG
- a CDS encoding nuclear transport factor 2 family protein, which yields MKILQVTTVFIALVIALSGGLAHAKADTVALYTEAVMTGDVPALETLLAPNYWHINANGHIEDKEHFINTIKSKELVIDRLTFTNARTALISDAKLITGTGYLKAKATPALPEGLMRITVVVITNKGREQVVLFQATPVIATEDCNDGNCKIQ from the coding sequence ATGAAGATTCTGCAAGTAACCACTGTGTTCATCGCCCTTGTGATCGCCCTTTCCGGCGGGCTTGCCCACGCCAAGGCTGACACCGTGGCGCTCTATACAGAAGCTGTGATGACAGGCGACGTCCCGGCCCTTGAAACCCTGCTGGCCCCCAACTACTGGCATATCAACGCCAACGGGCACATTGAGGACAAGGAACACTTCATCAATACCATCAAGAGCAAGGAACTGGTCATTGACCGCCTGACCTTCACCAATGCCCGCACGGCCCTGATCAGCGACGCCAAGCTCATCACCGGCACAGGCTACCTCAAGGCCAAGGCCACTCCGGCTCTGCCCGAAGGCCTCATGCGCATTACCGTGGTGGTCATTACCAACAAGGGACGCGAACAGGTGGTATTGTTCCAGGCTACGCCTGTGATTGCCACCGAAGACTGCAACGACGGCAACTGCAAGATCCAGTAA
- a CDS encoding peptidylprolyl isomerase, whose protein sequence is MSDNPTVLLETSSGDILVELYADKAPQTVANFLKYVDDGFYANTIFHRVIPGFMIQGGGLGARMDEKSTREPVTNEADNGLKNERGTLAMARTRDPHSATAQFFINLVDNDFLNHSSPTPDGWGYCVFGKVTEGMENVDKIAKVKTKTVGFHENVPTDMVLITGASRFE, encoded by the coding sequence ATGTCCGACAATCCTACGGTTTTGCTGGAGACTTCCTCCGGCGACATTCTTGTGGAGCTTTATGCCGACAAGGCCCCCCAAACCGTTGCCAATTTTTTGAAATATGTGGATGACGGCTTTTACGCCAACACCATTTTTCACCGCGTTATCCCCGGTTTCATGATTCAGGGCGGCGGCCTTGGTGCGCGCATGGACGAAAAGTCCACCCGCGAGCCTGTAACCAACGAAGCAGACAACGGCCTCAAGAACGAGCGCGGCACCCTGGCCATGGCCCGCACCCGCGATCCCCACAGCGCCACCGCCCAGTTCTTCATCAATCTGGTGGACAACGATTTTCTCAACCACAGCTCCCCCACCCCTGACGGCTGGGGTTACTGCGTTTTCGGCAAAGTGACCGAAGGCATGGAGAATGTGGACAAAATTGCCAAGGTTAAGACCAAGACCGTGGGCTTTCATGAAAATGTGCCCACCGACATGGTGCTGATCACCGGGGCAAGCCGCTTCGAATAA